From a single Pseudomonas sp. A34-9 genomic region:
- a CDS encoding DoxX family protein, with the protein MNASQREEQARDIGLLFLRVSGGLFLLWVHGLPKLLDFTAQLQLIEDPFHLGSHLTLILAIFAEVLCPLLIVAGVLARLACLPILFVLLVALLVVHPQWSVAEGQFGWLLLILFATVLIAGPGRLVIPVRLPGVLRYA; encoded by the coding sequence ATGAACGCTTCGCAACGAGAAGAACAGGCGCGCGACATCGGTTTGCTGTTCCTGCGGGTCAGTGGCGGATTGTTTTTGCTCTGGGTCCACGGCTTGCCCAAGCTGCTGGACTTCACCGCGCAACTGCAACTGATCGAAGACCCGTTCCACCTCGGATCCCACCTCACCTTGATCCTGGCGATCTTCGCCGAAGTCCTCTGTCCACTGCTGATCGTCGCCGGAGTGCTGGCGCGATTGGCGTGCTTGCCTATTCTGTTTGTGCTGCTGGTGGCACTGCTGGTCGTGCATCCGCAATGGAGTGTGGCCGAGGGACAGTTCGGCTGGTTGCTGTTGATCCTGTTTGCCACTGTGTTGATCGCCGGGCCGGGACGGCTGGTGATTCCTGTTCGTTTACCCGGAGTGCTGCGTTATGCCTGA
- a CDS encoding mechanosensitive ion channel family protein, whose product MTLFYTHLLSWSAALLLLDAVLWHFTPFTHRAPKVAVRLVLFLAFTALVINAGVSPLQAPLFADDRVAQLGATALGILWWLYAARVLTEVIGLALMRRIGHSGRLLQDVIGALVFLVAIVAAAGYVLELPVKGLLATSGVVAIVVGLALQSTLADVFSGIVLNTTKPYQVDDLVMIDGVEGKVFDIDWRATHLLTSAGTMAVVPNSVAAKAKIVNLSRPNNMHGVSISIKVPNHIRPRRVLDALDRTLQGSSSLLLSPAPKAVLKEAGETMSEYIASGFIAELGKKSEVRNQLFDLAHRHLEAAGISRHPDGVIEPSTRARALLDEVKIFRSLSSEERDRLAQSMVAQQYAAGQVVLDLDEVPDSLFVIATGVVSATVADGDSKVEAGRMGPSEVMGEQSILADTPSQATFTALTSSIIYRLDKNLTRQCMEQRTEVGRALNKLQAVRQQNSRLALMAKPVAVRKGGFLGWLQKR is encoded by the coding sequence ATGACCCTTTTCTACACCCATCTGCTGTCCTGGAGCGCCGCCCTGCTGCTGCTCGACGCCGTGCTCTGGCACTTCACGCCCTTCACGCACCGTGCGCCGAAAGTGGCCGTGCGGCTGGTGCTGTTTCTGGCATTCACTGCGCTGGTGATCAACGCCGGTGTCAGCCCGTTGCAGGCTCCGCTGTTCGCCGATGATCGCGTGGCGCAACTGGGTGCAACAGCCCTGGGGATTCTCTGGTGGCTGTACGCCGCGCGGGTGCTGACCGAAGTGATTGGCCTGGCACTGATGCGCCGCATCGGCCACAGCGGTCGTTTGCTGCAAGACGTGATTGGCGCACTGGTGTTTCTGGTGGCCATCGTTGCGGCCGCCGGTTACGTGCTGGAATTGCCCGTGAAAGGCCTGCTGGCGACCTCCGGTGTGGTTGCCATCGTTGTCGGTCTGGCACTGCAAAGTACCTTGGCTGACGTGTTTTCCGGAATCGTGCTGAACACCACCAAGCCCTATCAGGTGGATGATCTGGTGATGATCGACGGCGTCGAAGGCAAGGTTTTCGACATCGACTGGCGTGCCACGCACCTGCTCACCAGCGCCGGGACCATGGCGGTAGTGCCGAACTCGGTCGCGGCCAAGGCGAAAATCGTCAACCTCAGCCGCCCGAACAACATGCACGGGGTGTCGATCAGCATCAAAGTACCGAATCACATTCGTCCGCGGCGGGTACTGGATGCGCTTGATCGCACGCTGCAAGGCAGCAGTTCGCTGTTGTTGAGTCCGGCGCCGAAAGCCGTGCTCAAAGAGGCCGGTGAAACCATGTCGGAGTACATCGCCAGCGGTTTCATCGCCGAGCTCGGCAAGAAAAGCGAAGTACGCAATCAACTGTTCGACCTCGCTCACCGGCATTTGGAAGCGGCAGGCATTTCGCGGCATCCGGACGGCGTGATCGAACCGTCGACCCGCGCTCGCGCATTGCTCGATGAAGTGAAAATCTTCCGCTCGCTGAGCAGTGAGGAGCGTGATCGACTGGCGCAATCGATGGTTGCGCAGCAGTACGCGGCGGGCCAGGTGGTGCTGGATCTGGACGAGGTGCCGGACAGTCTGTTTGTGATTGCCACCGGCGTGGTCAGTGCGACCGTTGCGGACGGCGACAGCAAGGTCGAGGCCGGCCGGATGGGACCGAGTGAGGTCATGGGTGAGCAGAGTATTCTCGCCGACACGCCGTCGCAGGCGACGTTCACGGCATTGACGTCAAGCATCATTTATCGTCTCGACAAAAACCTCACTCGTCAGTGCATGGAACAGCGCACGGAGGTGGGTCGGGCGTTGAATAAATTGCAGGCGGTGCGGCAGCAGAACAGTCGCCTCGCGTTGATGGCCAAACCGGTGGCGGTGAGGAAAGGTGGGTTTCTCGGTTGGCTGCAAAAGCGTTGA
- a CDS encoding antibiotic biosynthesis monooxygenase codes for MPEVLNPQAQGADETVTLIIKHRVKAGFESAYEAWLRNIVRVAGQREGHLGVDVVRGKRGRLDFYTCVLRFSSTEAMQGWLESPQRQALVAEAAPMLADGDQTEVAPINEFWFSPLADAATPPPRWKQAVVSLLVILPHTLLVPLIWGPLLALHPILSNYVVATFLITLTIVLSVVYVVMPPVTRLFTPWLEASQAHEHLDSQETSPR; via the coding sequence ATGCCTGAAGTCCTCAATCCACAAGCACAGGGGGCCGATGAGACGGTCACGCTGATCATCAAACACCGGGTCAAGGCCGGTTTCGAATCGGCGTATGAGGCCTGGCTGCGCAATATCGTCCGCGTGGCGGGACAGCGTGAAGGGCATTTGGGTGTGGACGTGGTGCGCGGCAAGCGCGGCCGTCTCGATTTCTACACCTGCGTGCTGCGCTTCAGTTCTACCGAAGCGATGCAGGGATGGCTCGAATCGCCGCAGCGTCAGGCACTGGTCGCCGAAGCCGCGCCGATGCTGGCTGATGGCGATCAGACCGAAGTCGCGCCGATCAATGAATTCTGGTTCTCGCCACTGGCCGATGCCGCTACACCGCCACCGCGCTGGAAGCAGGCCGTGGTCTCGCTGTTGGTGATTCTGCCGCACACCTTGCTCGTGCCGTTGATCTGGGGACCGTTGCTGGCGTTGCATCCGATTCTTTCCAACTACGTAGTCGCGACGTTCCTGATCACCCTGACCATCGTCCTGTCGGTGGTGTACGTGGTGATGCCGCCGGTCACCCGTTTGTTTACGCCGTGGCTCGAAGCCAGCCAGGCCCATGAACACCTCGATTCCCAAGAGACCTCGCCACGCTGA
- a CDS encoding IS3 family transposase (programmed frameshift) translates to MTRRYFSTDFKRDAACLVLDKDYSVSEACEAMGVGPTALRRWVEQLRQERNGKTPERSKAMTPDQQRIQELEAKIRRIEREKENLKKGYSSLDVGFPRSIRLVEELSEQYPRTELCGVFGINRSSFYDRLKQGTKVDVERDRLKIKAVELHQQSRGSMGARGLSEALRNEKESVGRYMARSLMREIGLKSQQRRRHRYKPSGAEAQYAPNHLERKFNVEAPNQVWCGDVTYIWAGTYWVYLAAVLDLHARRIVGWAMSRSPDSALTCQALKVAFESRGRPENLMFHSDQGCHYSSKMFRETLSDMRIKQSMSRRGNCWDNAPMERFFGSLKSEWIPKAGYRNEDEASTDVLRYLTHYYNRIRLHSHNGYRTPVAMEALAA, encoded by the exons TTGACTAGACGGTACTTTTCGACAGATTTCAAACGGGACGCGGCTTGCTTGGTACTGGATAAAGATTATTCAGTAAGTGAGGCCTGCGAAGCGATGGGGGTGGGCCCGACCGCTCTGCGCCGCTGGGTTGAGCAGTTGCGCCAGGAGCGCAACGGCAAGACGCCCGAAAGATCCAAGGCCATGACACCCGATCAACAACGCATTCAGGAACTGGAAGCAAAAATCCGACGGATTGAGCGTGAGAAAGAAA ATCTTAAAAAAGGCTACAGCTCTCTTGATGTCGGATTCCCTCGATCGATAAGGCTGGTCGAGGAGTTAAGCGAGCAATATCCAAGAACCGAGTTGTGTGGTGTGTTTGGAATCAACCGCAGCAGTTTTTACGACCGGTTGAAACAGGGCACAAAAGTTGATGTTGAACGCGATCGCCTCAAGATCAAGGCTGTTGAACTGCATCAGCAAAGTCGCGGTTCGATGGGCGCGCGAGGCCTGTCAGAGGCGTTGCGTAACGAAAAGGAGTCTGTAGGTCGCTACATGGCTCGTAGCCTGATGCGCGAAATTGGATTAAAGAGCCAGCAACGGCGCAGGCATCGTTACAAACCCAGCGGCGCGGAGGCTCAATACGCCCCTAACCATTTGGAGCGTAAATTCAACGTCGAGGCGCCCAATCAAGTGTGGTGTGGCGACGTGACTTACATCTGGGCGGGTACTTACTGGGTTTATCTGGCTGCGGTACTTGATCTGCATGCCCGACGCATCGTCGGCTGGGCGATGTCCCGAAGCCCGGATTCAGCACTAACCTGTCAAGCCTTGAAGGTGGCTTTCGAGTCGCGAGGACGGCCTGAAAACTTAATGTTCCATTCGGATCAGGGCTGTCATTACAGCAGCAAAATGTTCCGTGAAACGTTGTCGGACATGCGGATAAAACAAAGCATGAGTCGACGGGGAAACTGCTGGGATAACGCTCCGATGGAACGTTTCTTTGGCAGTTTGAAATCTGAATGGATACCCAAGGCCGGCTACCGAAACGAAGACGAAGCCAGTACCGATGTGTTGCGCTACCTGACCCACTATTACAATCGGATCAGGCTGCACAGCCACAACGGTTATAGGACTCCGGTAGCCATGGAGGCCCTGGCGGCATGA
- the ycaC gene encoding isochorismate family cysteine hydrolase YcaC, with protein sequence MSVPYTRLNKDDAVVLLVDHQTGLISLVQDFTPNEFKNNVLALGDIAKFFKLPTILTTSFDAGPNGPIVPELREQFPDAPFIQRPGQINAWDNEDFVKAIKATGRKQLIIAGVVTDVCVAFPTLSAIAEGYEVFVVTDSSGTFNTTVQQAAWARMSAAGAHLLNWFSVACELQGDWRNDMEGLAHLLSERLPNYRNLINSYTKFTAK encoded by the coding sequence ATGAGCGTTCCTTACACACGTCTGAACAAAGATGACGCGGTTGTACTGCTGGTCGATCACCAGACCGGCCTGATCTCGCTGGTACAGGATTTCACCCCGAACGAATTCAAGAACAACGTGCTGGCGCTGGGCGACATCGCCAAGTTCTTCAAGCTGCCGACCATCCTGACCACCAGTTTCGACGCCGGCCCCAACGGCCCGATCGTGCCTGAATTGCGCGAGCAGTTTCCGGATGCGCCGTTCATTCAGCGCCCGGGCCAGATCAATGCCTGGGACAACGAAGACTTCGTCAAAGCGATCAAGGCGACGGGTCGCAAGCAACTGATCATCGCCGGTGTGGTGACTGACGTTTGCGTGGCATTCCCGACCCTGTCGGCGATTGCTGAAGGCTATGAAGTGTTTGTCGTGACCGACTCGTCCGGCACCTTCAACACCACCGTGCAGCAGGCGGCGTGGGCGCGCATGTCGGCAGCGGGTGCACACTTGCTGAACTGGTTCTCGGTGGCGTGCGAGCTGCAGGGTGACTGGCGCAATGATATGGAAGGTCTGGCGCATTTACTGTCGGAGCGTTTGCCGAACTATCGCAACCTGATCAACAGCTATACCAAGTTCACTGCCAAGTAA
- a CDS encoding LysR family transcriptional regulator: protein MNRNDLRRVDMNLLVIFEALMFEKNLTRVAEKLFMGQPAVSAALGRLRDLFDDPLLLRNGRGMEPTARALAILKELQPAMDVISGAVSRAKEFEPASSCDVFRIGLSDDAEFGLFPPLLRQLQQEAPGIVVVVRRANYLLMPALLASGEISVGVSYTTELPANAKRKKLRDIPCKVLRGDGRPGPLTLDEYCERPHAMVSFSGDLSGNIDLDLAKVGRTRRVVLGVPQFSGLRALLAGTEMIATVPDYAACALVEGCALRAEDPPFPIDAAQLSMAWSGVHDNDPAEKWLRSRISQFMAAPLDIPVM, encoded by the coding sequence ATGAACCGTAACGATCTGCGTCGCGTTGACATGAACCTGCTGGTGATTTTCGAAGCGCTGATGTTCGAAAAGAACCTGACCCGCGTCGCCGAAAAACTGTTCATGGGGCAACCGGCCGTCAGTGCAGCGTTGGGGCGTTTGCGTGATCTGTTCGATGATCCTTTGTTGTTGCGCAACGGTCGCGGCATGGAGCCAACCGCGCGGGCGCTGGCGATTCTCAAAGAGCTGCAGCCGGCGATGGATGTCATCTCCGGCGCGGTCAGCCGGGCCAAGGAGTTCGAACCGGCGAGCAGTTGCGATGTGTTTCGCATCGGTTTGTCCGACGACGCCGAGTTTGGTCTGTTCCCGCCGCTGTTACGCCAGCTTCAGCAAGAAGCTCCGGGGATTGTCGTGGTGGTGCGCCGCGCCAACTACCTGCTGATGCCGGCGCTGCTGGCCTCTGGGGAAATCTCCGTTGGCGTCAGTTACACCACTGAGTTGCCGGCCAACGCCAAGCGCAAAAAACTGCGCGACATTCCCTGCAAAGTCCTGCGCGGTGACGGCCGCCCAGGCCCGCTGACGCTGGATGAATACTGCGAGCGTCCGCATGCGATGGTGTCGTTCTCCGGCGATCTGAGCGGCAATATCGACCTGGACCTGGCCAAGGTCGGTCGTACCCGCCGCGTGGTCTTGGGCGTGCCGCAATTCAGCGGCCTGCGTGCCTTGCTCGCCGGCACCGAGATGATCGCCACGGTGCCGGATTATGCCGCGTGTGCGTTGGTTGAAGGTTGTGCATTACGTGCCGAAGATCCGCCGTTCCCGATCGATGCCGCACAATTGTCGATGGCGTGGAGCGGAGTGCATGACAACGATCCGGCGGAGAAATGGCTGCGCTCGCGAATCAGTCAGTTCATGGCGGCGCCGCTGGATATTCCCGTGATGTGA
- a CDS encoding amidohydrolase — MSADLILFNGQFHTVDRTKPLASAVAITDGRFVVVGNDNQAMALRGPNTQVVDMHGRCVIPGLNDSHLHLIRGGLNYNLELRWEGVPSLADALRMLKDQADRTPTPQWVRVVGGWNEFQFAEKRMPTLEEINQAAPDTPVFILHLYDRALLNRAALRVAGYTRDTPNPPGGEIVRDSNGNPTGMLVARPNAMILYSTLAKGPKLPLEYQVNSTRQFMRELNRLGLTSAIDAGGGFQNYPDDYQVIEQLAKDDQLTVRIAYNLFTQKPKEELSDFHNWTGSVTLHQGDDFLRHNGAGEMLVFSAADFEDFLEPRPDLPQTMEQELEPVVRHLVEQRWPFRLHATYNESISRMLDVFEKVNRDIPFNGLPWFFDHAETITPQNIERVKALGGGIAIQDRMAFQGEYFVDRYGKQAAEATPPIKRMLAEGVPVGAGTDATRVSSYNPWTSLYWMVSGRTVGGLALYEEGLPRTTALELFTHGSAWFSSEQGKKGQIKVGQLADLAALSADFFHVEEEAIKWIESVLTVVGGKIVYAAGDFEDLGPRSIPVLPDWSPVVKVPGHWRPNSPLQAQVHQCSGPCAVHTHSHEKARMSNAPVSDFAGFWGAFGCSCFAF, encoded by the coding sequence ATGAGCGCCGATCTGATTCTGTTCAATGGCCAATTTCATACCGTCGACCGCACCAAACCGCTGGCCAGTGCCGTGGCGATCACCGACGGCCGTTTCGTCGTCGTCGGCAACGACAACCAGGCCATGGCCCTGCGCGGGCCGAACACGCAAGTGGTCGATATGCACGGTCGCTGCGTCATCCCCGGCCTCAACGACTCGCACTTGCACCTGATCCGTGGCGGTTTGAACTACAACCTCGAACTGCGCTGGGAAGGCGTGCCGTCGCTGGCCGATGCCCTGCGCATGCTCAAGGATCAGGCCGACCGGACGCCAACCCCGCAATGGGTGCGCGTGGTCGGCGGCTGGAACGAATTCCAGTTCGCCGAAAAACGCATGCCGACGCTGGAAGAAATCAACCAGGCCGCACCGGACACGCCAGTATTCATCCTGCACTTGTACGACCGCGCCTTGCTCAACCGCGCCGCGCTGCGTGTGGCCGGTTACACCCGCGACACGCCGAACCCGCCGGGTGGCGAGATCGTCCGTGACAGCAACGGCAACCCGACCGGCATGCTGGTCGCGCGACCGAACGCGATGATCCTCTACTCGACGCTGGCCAAAGGGCCGAAGCTGCCGCTGGAATATCAGGTCAACTCGACCCGCCAGTTCATGCGCGAACTCAATCGCCTCGGCCTGACCAGTGCGATCGATGCCGGTGGCGGTTTCCAGAACTATCCGGACGATTATCAGGTGATCGAACAACTGGCCAAAGATGACCAGTTGACCGTGCGCATCGCCTACAACCTGTTCACCCAAAAGCCAAAAGAAGAGCTGAGCGATTTCCATAACTGGACCGGCAGCGTCACGTTGCATCAGGGCGATGACTTTTTGCGCCATAACGGCGCCGGCGAAATGCTGGTGTTCTCGGCGGCGGACTTCGAAGACTTCCTCGAACCGCGCCCGGACCTGCCGCAAACCATGGAGCAAGAGCTGGAGCCGGTGGTGCGCCACCTGGTCGAGCAGCGCTGGCCGTTCCGTTTGCACGCGACCTACAACGAGTCGATCAGCCGCATGCTCGACGTGTTCGAGAAGGTCAATCGGGACATTCCGTTCAACGGCTTGCCGTGGTTCTTCGACCACGCGGAAACCATCACCCCGCAAAACATCGAGCGGGTGAAAGCGCTGGGCGGCGGCATTGCGATTCAGGATCGCATGGCGTTCCAGGGCGAATACTTCGTCGACCGCTACGGCAAGCAAGCCGCCGAAGCGACCCCGCCGATCAAACGCATGCTTGCCGAAGGCGTACCGGTCGGCGCCGGCACCGACGCAACGCGGGTGTCCAGCTACAACCCGTGGACTTCGCTGTACTGGATGGTCAGCGGTCGCACCGTCGGCGGTCTGGCCTTGTACGAAGAAGGTTTGCCACGCACCACCGCGCTTGAATTGTTCACCCACGGCAGCGCCTGGTTCTCCTCGGAGCAGGGCAAGAAGGGCCAGATCAAGGTCGGGCAACTGGCGGATCTGGCGGCGCTGAGTGCGGATTTCTTCCACGTCGAAGAAGAGGCGATCAAGTGGATCGAGTCGGTCCTGACCGTGGTCGGCGGCAAGATTGTTTACGCCGCCGGCGACTTCGAAGACCTCGGGCCGCGCTCGATTCCGGTGCTGCCGGACTGGTCGCCTGTCGTGAAGGTGCCGGGCCACTGGCGGCCGAATTCGCCGTTGCAGGCGCAGGTTCACCAATGCAGCGGCCCGTGCGCGGTGCACACCCACAGCCATGAAAAGGCGCGGATGTCGAATGCGCCGGTCAGCGACTTCGCCGGTTTCTGGGGCGCGTTCGGCTGCTCCTGCTTCGCTTTCTGA
- a CDS encoding AraC family transcriptional regulator, giving the protein MAHLQHTVALAPASEPRKPGIGGLSPQRERQVKQLILERLGESLEVTELARACSLSRSHFSRAFKCSTGLSPQDWIRTQRIARAKLLIQHTDLSLTQISLECGFCDQAHFCHMFTRSEGINPFAWRCQIMREPKTHRSQPAVF; this is encoded by the coding sequence ATGGCTCACTTACAGCACACCGTCGCCCTCGCCCCTGCCAGCGAACCCCGCAAGCCCGGGATCGGCGGGTTAAGCCCGCAGCGCGAACGACAGGTCAAACAACTGATCCTCGAACGTCTGGGTGAAAGCCTCGAAGTCACCGAGCTGGCCCGCGCCTGTTCGCTGTCGCGCAGCCATTTTTCCCGCGCCTTCAAGTGCAGCACCGGGCTGTCGCCGCAGGACTGGATTCGCACCCAACGCATCGCGCGGGCCAAGCTGTTGATCCAGCACACCGACCTGAGCCTGACGCAAATCAGCCTGGAATGCGGTTTCTGCGATCAGGCGCATTTTTGCCATATGTTCACCCGCAGTGAAGGCATCAACCCGTTTGCCTGGCGCTGCCAGATCATGCGTGAACCCAAGACTCACCGCTCACAGCCCGCCGTGTTTTGA
- a CDS encoding winged helix-turn-helix domain-containing protein: MSLSPNQALGFGPYRIHPGQRLVLEGEQPLRLGRRAMDILLILLAHAGEVVSKQQLMAGVWPDTVVEDINLRVHMAALRKALGDGQAGQRYIITVAHRGYSFVAPVLLESMKERPVSNAGGRHNLPLRRTRMIGRQPLVDSLMTQLPRRRCITLVGPGGIGKTTVALRVAEQLIGQYRDGIRLVDLAPLNDPRLICSHLAALLDLTLLEDDPLVALVNGLQQRQMLLLLDNCEHLIDAVAALSESILRGAPKVHILATSRESLRAEGEFVQRLDSLEYPSMNATLNRQQALDHSALQLFIERATAAQESFELSDAQLPQAIEICHRLDGIPLALELAAAQVTELGLDGLLSQLQGRLPALAAGNQSSLERHLTLRATLDWSFNLLDRCEQTCLRRMGVFRGGFTLESAAAVIVGQQIDPAAVFVSITQLVAKSLLSVEVGDEEVFYRLLDTTRRYALEKLDHAAECEETRERHAERCLALMQQAQNDWENTPTALWIERYARGLEDLRAALDWSLNGVGHAGLGIRLTAASAPLWQELSLLNEYGDYVRRALSVLDELGEPCPRLKVALKLALGSACYHTWGGTAETIEAFADARRLAHENDDVAGQLRAVSGHLAVNLSCGHYRMALAQSEHFDRLGLHGDPMLSLSTHRLRVLALHYAGDQTQARMHAEQVLECMAQSGHVNRFTHGFGVQYDQSVASLTVLARVLWMQGLPEQAWRTARQALDIAVQIDHGTSICYTLALASCLIAHYNGDQQNARALLQLLLEQSQKHSVLLFNTWARHYAQVLDAPTITPVPKDSSGLIREIMVTLDGRFVDDALVERALSGDAGWSTAEILRARAQALLTDDRGRLDRPLREQARSHMGFEYTQNLCGSERAREEVLPNASNIQEAEELLQQSLTIARAQGALAWELRTATSLAQLWLRQSRCGEALDLLNPLYQRFNEGYATPDLRKVRLLIDELRERVHA, encoded by the coding sequence TTGAGTCTTTCGCCGAATCAGGCCCTCGGTTTTGGCCCTTATCGGATTCATCCCGGGCAACGTCTGGTACTCGAAGGCGAGCAGCCGCTGCGCTTGGGCCGACGGGCGATGGACATCCTCCTGATTCTGCTGGCCCATGCCGGCGAAGTGGTGAGCAAGCAGCAATTGATGGCCGGGGTCTGGCCGGACACCGTCGTTGAAGACATCAACTTGCGTGTGCACATGGCGGCGCTGCGCAAGGCGCTCGGTGACGGTCAGGCCGGCCAGCGTTACATCATCACCGTGGCGCACCGGGGTTACAGTTTTGTCGCACCGGTTTTGCTGGAATCCATGAAGGAGCGTCCTGTGAGCAATGCGGGCGGTCGACACAATCTGCCCTTGCGACGCACGCGCATGATCGGCCGCCAGCCGCTGGTCGACAGCTTGATGACGCAACTGCCGCGCCGACGCTGCATCACCTTGGTCGGGCCCGGCGGGATCGGTAAAACCACTGTGGCGTTACGCGTGGCCGAGCAGTTGATCGGCCAGTACCGCGACGGAATCCGGCTGGTCGATCTGGCACCACTCAACGATCCCCGGCTGATTTGCTCACACCTGGCCGCCCTGCTCGATCTGACCCTGCTCGAAGATGATCCGCTGGTGGCACTGGTCAATGGCCTGCAACAGCGGCAGATGCTGTTGTTGCTCGACAACTGCGAACACTTGATCGATGCCGTCGCAGCGCTCAGTGAAAGCATTCTGCGCGGCGCACCGAAGGTGCATATCCTCGCCACCAGCCGCGAAAGCCTGCGCGCGGAAGGTGAATTCGTGCAGCGTCTCGATTCGCTCGAATACCCATCGATGAACGCGACATTGAATCGTCAGCAAGCGCTGGATCATTCGGCCCTGCAACTGTTCATCGAACGGGCCACGGCCGCGCAGGAAAGCTTTGAACTGAGCGACGCACAGTTGCCGCAAGCGATCGAGATCTGCCACCGACTCGACGGTATTCCTCTAGCGCTGGAGCTGGCCGCAGCGCAAGTCACCGAACTGGGCCTGGACGGCCTGCTCAGCCAGTTACAGGGCCGCTTGCCAGCTTTGGCAGCGGGCAATCAAAGCAGTCTGGAACGCCACCTCACACTGCGCGCGACGCTGGACTGGAGTTTCAACTTGCTCGACCGTTGCGAGCAAACCTGTCTGCGCCGCATGGGCGTGTTTCGCGGTGGTTTTACGCTGGAGTCGGCGGCGGCCGTTATCGTCGGCCAACAGATCGACCCCGCAGCGGTGTTTGTATCGATCACCCAACTGGTGGCCAAATCCCTGCTCAGCGTCGAGGTCGGCGATGAGGAGGTGTTCTACCGCTTGCTCGACACAACCCGCCGTTATGCCCTGGAAAAACTCGATCACGCCGCCGAATGCGAGGAAACCCGCGAACGCCATGCAGAACGTTGTCTGGCGTTGATGCAGCAGGCGCAAAACGATTGGGAAAACACGCCGACGGCGTTGTGGATCGAACGTTATGCCCGAGGGCTGGAAGATCTGCGCGCGGCACTGGACTGGAGCCTGAACGGCGTCGGCCACGCAGGTTTGGGGATTCGTCTGACGGCGGCGTCGGCGCCCTTGTGGCAAGAGTTGTCGCTGCTCAACGAGTACGGCGACTATGTACGCCGGGCGCTAAGCGTGCTTGATGAACTCGGCGAACCTTGCCCGCGCCTGAAAGTTGCGCTGAAACTGGCCCTCGGCAGTGCCTGTTATCACACGTGGGGCGGTACTGCAGAAACCATCGAAGCGTTCGCCGACGCCCGCCGGTTGGCGCATGAAAACGATGACGTCGCCGGGCAGTTGCGCGCAGTGTCCGGGCACCTGGCGGTCAACCTCAGTTGCGGGCATTACCGCATGGCGCTGGCACAGAGCGAACACTTCGACCGCCTCGGCCTGCACGGCGATCCGATGCTGTCTCTGAGTACACACCGCTTGCGCGTACTGGCCCTGCACTATGCCGGCGATCAGACGCAGGCGCGCATGCATGCCGAGCAAGTGCTTGAGTGCATGGCGCAGAGCGGTCATGTCAACCGCTTCACTCACGGCTTTGGCGTGCAATACGACCAGAGCGTCGCGTCACTGACGGTGCTGGCGCGGGTGTTGTGGATGCAGGGTCTGCCGGAGCAAGCGTGGCGCACGGCGCGGCAGGCGCTGGACATTGCCGTGCAAATCGACCATGGCACTTCGATTTGCTACACCCTGGCGCTGGCCAGTTGCCTGATCGCTCATTACAACGGCGATCAACAGAACGCCCGGGCACTGTTGCAGCTGTTGCTGGAGCAATCGCAAAAGCATTCGGTGCTGCTGTTCAACACATGGGCGCGGCACTATGCGCAGGTGCTCGATGCGCCCACCATCACGCCAGTGCCGAAGGACAGTAGCGGGTTGATTCGGGAAATCATGGTCACGCTGGATGGCCGTTTTGTGGATGACGCGCTGGTTGAAAGGGCGTTGAGTGGTGATGCGGGGTGGAGCACGGCGGAAATCTTGCGGGCTCGGGCGCAGGCGTTACTGACTGACGATCGGGGTCGTCTGGACAGGCCCCTTCGCGAGCAAGCTCGCTCCCACATGGGTTTTGAGTACACCCAAAATCTCTGTGGGAGCGAGCGTGCCCGCGAGGAGGTCCTCCCAAACGCCAGCAATATTCAGGAAGCCGAAGAACTCCTGCAACAATCCCTGACCATCGCCCGCGCCCAAGGTGCGCTCGCCTGGGAACTGCGCACTGCCACCTCACTCGCGCAGCTCTGGCTGCGCCAATCGCGTTGCGGCGAGGCGCTGGATTTGCTCAACCCGCTCTATCAACGCTTCAACGAGGGCTACGCAACCCCGGACTTGCGCAAGGTACGCTTGCTGATCGACGAGTTACGCGAGCGCGTGCACGCCTGA